From a region of the Candidatus Brocadia sp. genome:
- a CDS encoding AsmA-like C-terminal region-containing protein produces MKKSILIILVAVCFVVAVGAFVYIYTRRATSDEAIKNRLAGMLKDFGDAEIDSVHFDFLEGITVENFSFVGTSEDARGKTIKIPRIILKHDPQSLIKGRFVINNVIIIAPELTVEKPTDIWSLLDAIKVNFDTAETPPYMDVLQQGIEIRDLKIHIKENPQTSSQEIKLSGIDMTFLPYAGSFKDIIVKGSIDDDFLGNYSFEMKLFPNDPRLDIEASANNVMMNEEFCNRFPYIGKMLWEDYRPVGRVNATCNICFDNRNQQKKMDYVINVNLNGLQAMHKYLPVPIYDLNGEIALNSKKIYLKSLAAYIKNGESTSHAELNGVFDLYGSEKTFIAKVTNLFLNQELLKKATDIDEQMCSKIQPSGLVDLTFQYNEGENQKQDYYLRVNSKGMEIRLADFPLPISSVTGEFNLVNNMMVFKNASGFIECGDQLVFTEMNGVYDMKRGRKIFHFLAPNVSITESFLKNLPNTAVGEKIWTHLQPAGKVGISGTFQGFLEQKDFNYTVDVELKGCELLTGIHKIPFWGVEGRLEFTKEGLLGKRISARCCGGQVEGNLVFKTDTNTNQYEGVMNFSRIALEDLANKIGEKKNTLSGLLHGNVAFHGSGTDPKGFSAEGKVNVNEGYLSEVPIILNIFNVLNLSLPKKESFHSAKIKFGVKEGVIHVSEGMVSSDTVELDGRGNIDFDGKIRFTVAAGFNKGFFSQLPIVGKFFDLVVGGVRKQLTMVEIKGTLLNPTTHLAPFKPLTQSIESMFDILPKHGLNTTSDSEKKAKEKEL; encoded by the coding sequence ATGAAAAAAAGCATACTTATTATTTTGGTTGCAGTTTGCTTTGTGGTGGCAGTTGGAGCATTTGTATACATTTATACAAGACGGGCAACCTCTGATGAAGCGATAAAGAATCGCCTGGCAGGTATGTTGAAAGACTTCGGAGATGCTGAAATTGATTCTGTGCATTTCGATTTTTTAGAAGGAATTACCGTTGAAAACTTCTCTTTTGTCGGCACCTCTGAAGACGCACGAGGCAAAACGATTAAAATTCCTCGTATCATATTAAAACATGACCCACAAAGCCTTATAAAAGGCCGATTTGTCATTAATAACGTCATTATTATTGCACCAGAGTTAACAGTTGAAAAGCCAACTGATATCTGGTCACTTCTGGATGCCATTAAGGTTAATTTTGACACGGCAGAGACACCTCCCTATATGGATGTTTTGCAACAGGGTATCGAAATCAGAGATTTAAAGATACATATCAAAGAAAACCCCCAAACGTCCAGTCAGGAAATTAAATTGTCGGGGATAGATATGACGTTTCTCCCATACGCTGGTTCTTTCAAAGACATTATCGTGAAAGGAAGCATTGATGATGACTTTTTAGGGAATTATTCATTCGAGATGAAGCTTTTCCCTAATGACCCTCGTCTCGATATTGAGGCCTCTGCAAATAATGTCATGATGAATGAGGAGTTTTGCAATAGATTCCCGTATATTGGCAAGATGTTGTGGGAAGATTACCGGCCTGTGGGAAGAGTCAATGCCACCTGTAATATCTGTTTTGATAACAGGAATCAACAGAAAAAGATGGATTATGTCATCAATGTTAATTTGAATGGCTTACAGGCTATGCATAAATATTTGCCAGTACCGATTTATGACCTGAATGGCGAGATAGCGTTGAACTCAAAGAAGATTTATCTGAAGAGTCTTGCAGCGTATATCAAGAATGGTGAATCTACTTCTCATGCCGAGTTGAATGGAGTATTTGACCTTTACGGGTCAGAAAAGACCTTTATTGCAAAAGTTACCAATCTCTTTCTCAACCAGGAACTTTTAAAAAAGGCGACTGATATCGACGAACAAATGTGTTCAAAGATACAGCCGTCTGGTCTGGTAGACTTGACCTTTCAGTATAATGAAGGAGAAAACCAGAAACAGGATTATTATCTGAGGGTAAATAGCAAAGGCATGGAGATAAGGCTCGCAGATTTTCCCCTGCCTATCTCATCGGTAACTGGCGAGTTCAATCTCGTCAATAATATGATGGTATTCAAAAATGCCAGTGGTTTTATAGAATGCGGAGATCAGCTTGTTTTTACTGAAATGAACGGGGTGTATGATATGAAGCGGGGTCGAAAAATCTTTCATTTCCTTGCTCCCAATGTATCAATAACAGAGTCTTTTTTAAAAAACCTGCCCAATACGGCGGTTGGAGAAAAGATTTGGACTCACCTGCAGCCAGCGGGTAAGGTCGGAATCAGCGGCACATTCCAGGGCTTTCTCGAACAAAAGGATTTCAATTACACCGTGGATGTCGAACTCAAGGGTTGTGAACTTCTTACAGGCATCCATAAGATCCCTTTCTGGGGAGTGGAAGGAAGGCTGGAGTTCACCAAAGAGGGTCTCCTTGGCAAACGTATCAGTGCCAGATGTTGTGGCGGACAGGTAGAAGGAAACCTCGTTTTCAAGACAGATACCAATACAAATCAATATGAAGGCGTAATGAATTTTTCAAGGATTGCGCTTGAAGACCTGGCCAATAAGATCGGAGAGAAGAAAAATACCTTATCGGGTTTACTGCATGGAAATGTTGCATTCCATGGAAGTGGCACAGACCCCAAAGGTTTTTCCGCTGAGGGAAAGGTTAACGTAAATGAAGGATATCTTTCTGAGGTTCCTATCATCCTGAATATTTTTAACGTCCTTAACCTCAGTTTGCCAAAAAAAGAAAGTTTTCATAGCGCAAAGATAAAATTTGGCGTCAAAGAGGGTGTAATCCATGTCTCTGAAGGGATGGTTTCTAGCGATACCGTCGAATTGGACGGGCGTGGGAATATCGATTTTGATGGAAAAATTCGCTTCACTGTTGCAGCCGGATTCAACAAGGGTTTTTTTTCTCAGCTTCCCATTGTAGGAAAATTTTTTGATCTGGTTGTCGGCGGCGTACGAAAGCAATTGACTATGGTGGAAATTAAAGGAACACTTTTAAATCCAACAACCCATTTGGCACCTTTCAAACCGCTTACCCAATCCATTGAAAGCATGTTTGATATCTTGCCGAAACATGGGTTAAACACGACTTCTGACAGTGAAAAGAAAGCGAAGGAAAAAGAACTATAG
- a CDS encoding CoA-binding protein, with protein sequence MAIVGASCEAGKVGHDPFKNLITCGYGGKVYPVNPKADNILGIKAYQNLREMNDNVDLAVLVVLAAQAIAIVDECHTQRIDSLIVISAGFKESGTEGAARERELHRKVKQYAMRMIGQNYLSLIDTKSSLNVSFAANMPAPGNIAFISQSGALCTSVLD encoded by the coding sequence ATGGCTATAGTCGGAGCTTCCTGTGAGGCAGGAAAGGTAGGACACGATCCATTCAAGAATTTGATTACCTGCGGATACGGAGGGAAAGTCTATCCCGTAAATCCCAAAGCAGACAATATCCTGGGAATTAAGGCGTACCAAAACCTCAGAGAAATGAATGACAACGTGGATCTTGCAGTGCTCGTTGTTCTTGCTGCCCAGGCCATTGCGATCGTGGATGAATGCCATACGCAACGGATCGATTCGCTCATCGTTATCAGCGCAGGGTTTAAGGAGAGCGGTACCGAGGGAGCCGCGAGAGAGCGGGAATTACACCGGAAGGTCAAACAGTATGCAATGCGCATGATCGGACAGAACTACCTCAGTTTAATCGATACGAAATCATCCCTCAACGTCTCTTTTGCCGCTAACATGCCTGCTCCAGGTAATATTGCGTTCATTTCCCAATCTGGCGCACTGTGTACATCCGTGTTGGACTGA
- a CDS encoding type II toxin-antitoxin system prevent-host-death family antitoxin, whose translation MKTAAISELKASISEYLSKVRAGEEVLVTDRGKPIAKLIPLDRDETDVPAHLLMLEKAGLVRIGRGKIKASFWDLARPKDEKGLALKALISERGEER comes from the coding sequence ATGAAAACAGCCGCTATTTCAGAATTAAAGGCATCTATAAGTGAATACCTCTCCAAAGTAAGGGCTGGAGAGGAAGTGCTTGTTACCGACAGAGGAAAACCGATTGCCAAGCTGATACCTCTTGATAGGGATGAAACAGATGTACCGGCGCATTTGCTTATGCTTGAAAAAGCCGGATTAGTTCGTATTGGCAGGGGCAAGATAAAAGCCAGCTTTTGGGATTTGGCAAGACCGAAGGATGAAAAGGGGCTTGCCCTTAAGGCGTTAATCTCTGAACGGGGGGAGGAAAGATGA
- a CDS encoding UDPGP type 1 family protein yields MKHTHLPFIDYPANNKILTRELLEKEYPAFVRHIEKVFDAGQSHIFRWWSELTPSEKKNLLDQIATIDFCLIKKLFNSAVLRPAQTSQENLTPPHVIAFQKNDAEKEMAQRVKLIGESSLQKGEVAILTVAGGDGTRMGISVPKGTFSITPITQKSIFQLHAEKIIAGQKRYNIRIPWYIMTSKNNDAATQNFFKERQFFGLNPQQVFFFTQDMFPVVDLQGNVMMDLKSNIIMSPNGHGGVLVALKEKGVLNDMKRRGIKNIFYHQVDNVLIKIADPVFVGYHLRDEAEISLKVVKKCHAEEKVGIVVYINGNLHMIEYSELSRKDMYAKNEDGALKYHAGNIAVHMININFLEKVYQEGESLPYHAAIKKVPYLGEDGSVIDPKQNNAIKFESFIFDILRYVKKSVIMEVPREDEFSPVKNMEGENSPATSRQDMINQFGRWLRNIGVSIPTDSQGNVIGTIEISPGFALDEEELKTKVDKQLQFNGTLFF; encoded by the coding sequence ATGAAACATACTCATTTGCCATTTATAGATTATCCGGCAAATAACAAAATCTTAACAAGAGAACTATTGGAAAAGGAATACCCGGCCTTTGTTCGCCATATTGAAAAGGTCTTTGATGCTGGCCAGTCTCATATCTTTAGGTGGTGGAGTGAATTAACTCCCTCAGAAAAAAAGAATCTTTTAGATCAGATAGCAACGATTGATTTCTGTCTTATAAAGAAGCTTTTTAATAGCGCAGTATTGAGACCAGCACAAACATCCCAAGAGAACTTAACTCCCCCCCATGTTATAGCATTCCAAAAAAATGATGCTGAAAAGGAAATGGCACAGAGGGTGAAGCTTATTGGTGAAAGTTCCTTACAAAAAGGAGAAGTTGCCATCCTTACGGTTGCTGGTGGAGACGGAACAAGGATGGGAATCAGTGTGCCGAAGGGCACATTCTCCATCACACCAATTACCCAAAAGAGTATTTTTCAACTCCACGCAGAAAAAATAATTGCCGGCCAAAAAAGGTACAATATCAGAATCCCGTGGTACATCATGACCAGTAAAAATAATGACGCCGCGACACAAAATTTTTTCAAAGAGCGTCAATTTTTTGGATTGAACCCACAGCAGGTGTTCTTTTTTACACAAGACATGTTTCCTGTTGTTGACCTGCAGGGAAATGTCATGATGGATTTAAAATCAAATATCATTATGAGTCCCAACGGACACGGTGGGGTACTTGTTGCCCTTAAGGAAAAAGGCGTTCTTAACGACATGAAGCGCCGCGGCATTAAAAATATCTTCTATCATCAGGTTGACAATGTTCTAATAAAGATTGCGGACCCTGTTTTCGTTGGATACCATTTACGAGACGAAGCTGAGATATCGTTAAAAGTCGTCAAAAAATGCCACGCCGAAGAAAAGGTGGGAATTGTAGTCTATATCAATGGAAATTTACACATGATTGAATACAGCGAACTCAGCCGTAAAGATATGTACGCAAAAAACGAAGACGGCGCGCTGAAATATCATGCCGGAAACATTGCAGTACACATGATAAATATCAATTTCCTTGAAAAGGTATACCAGGAAGGAGAGTCTCTCCCGTATCATGCTGCAATAAAAAAGGTACCATATTTAGGTGAAGATGGCAGTGTGATCGATCCTAAGCAAAACAATGCAATTAAATTCGAAAGTTTTATTTTTGATATATTGAGATACGTTAAAAAAAGCGTGATTATGGAGGTGCCGCGTGAAGACGAGTTTTCACCCGTAAAAAATATGGAAGGGGAAAATTCGCCAGCGACCTCAAGACAAGATATGATTAATCAGTTTGGACGATGGTTACGGAATATTGGTGTTTCCATCCCCACCGATTCGCAGGGCAATGTAATTGGTACAATTGAGATCAGTCCCGGCTTTGCCCTGGATGAAGAGGAGTTAAAAACGAAAGTCGATAAACAATTGCAATTTAACGGAACGTTGTTTTTCTGA
- a CDS encoding type II toxin-antitoxin system VapC family toxin, producing the protein MMFWDASAIIPLCIDGLQTKVVKGILKKDSSMAVWWGSVVECHSAFARLRRDNALKHPEEDRVRDILAILANAWTEVEPSGDIRDIASRLLLTHPLRAADSLQLAAALVWANKIPKGNYLVCLDHRLRDAARKEGFILMPSAFPE; encoded by the coding sequence ATGATGTTTTGGGATGCCTCTGCCATTATCCCTCTTTGCATTGATGGATTGCAGACTAAAGTCGTCAAAGGTATCTTAAAAAAGGATAGCTCCATGGCGGTCTGGTGGGGAAGCGTTGTTGAATGTCATTCAGCCTTTGCCCGTCTTCGCCGTGACAATGCTTTGAAGCATCCGGAGGAAGATCGGGTGAGGGATATCCTGGCAATACTGGCAAATGCATGGACTGAGGTTGAACCCAGCGGCGATATCAGGGATATAGCTTCACGTCTTCTTTTGACTCATCCCTTGCGCGCAGCAGATTCTCTTCAGTTGGCTGCAGCCCTTGTCTGGGCTAACAAAATTCCTAAGGGGAATTATCTTGTGTGCCTGGACCACAGATTACGAGATGCAGCCAGAAAAGAGGGGTTCATATTAATGCCTTCCGCATTCCCCGAATAA